One genomic segment of Vibrio fluvialis includes these proteins:
- the phrB gene encoding deoxyribodipyrimidine photo-lyase, which produces MKLVWLRRDLRAVDNAALNEALISGEPVCALFVATPQQWQQHDLAPIQADLIYRRLFALQEELSALNVPLLYREVATFADSVDAVQQVAVASGANQVLANRDYELNEQKRDALAAERLQQHGIDWQSFNDKCVMAPGSVLNKQGEYFKVFTPFKRAWLTQFTPPVIRASRAAPEHALPDDLQALVWNAAQPFTHPCISSELWPVDFDTLRRRLRAFCQEQLDDYKQQRDFPAKAGTSALSPYLAIGALSPRQCIARVYAETEMGVLSEGAQTWLSELIWREFYQHLLVFEPKLSKSKDFLEWGARLEWWQDEAKFSRWCEGKTGYPIVDAAMRQLNQTGWMHNRLRMIVASFLTKDLHIDWRWGERYFMQQLVDGDYAANNGGWQWCASTGCDGQPYFRIFNPITQGEKFDPSGSFIRQWVPELANVPEAHIHAPWKWSGVNSLLYPQPIVDHKAEREVTLRLYKEAKDNVEHVA; this is translated from the coding sequence ATGAAACTGGTGTGGCTACGCCGCGATTTGCGTGCGGTGGATAACGCGGCTCTCAATGAAGCTTTGATCAGCGGTGAACCTGTGTGTGCGTTGTTTGTGGCAACGCCTCAGCAGTGGCAACAGCACGATTTGGCACCCATTCAGGCTGACTTGATTTATCGTCGCCTGTTTGCCCTTCAGGAAGAGTTGTCTGCGCTTAATGTGCCGTTGCTCTATCGTGAAGTGGCGACCTTTGCCGATTCGGTTGATGCGGTGCAGCAAGTGGCTGTGGCATCAGGTGCCAACCAAGTACTGGCAAACCGCGATTATGAGCTCAACGAGCAAAAGCGTGATGCGTTGGCAGCGGAACGTCTGCAGCAGCATGGCATCGACTGGCAGTCGTTTAATGACAAGTGCGTGATGGCGCCGGGCAGTGTGCTGAATAAACAGGGGGAATATTTCAAAGTGTTCACTCCGTTTAAACGCGCCTGGCTTACCCAGTTCACTCCGCCGGTTATTCGTGCCAGCCGCGCAGCGCCAGAGCACGCGCTGCCTGATGATCTGCAAGCTCTGGTCTGGAATGCCGCGCAGCCGTTTACACACCCTTGCATCAGCAGCGAATTGTGGCCAGTGGATTTTGACACTCTGCGCCGCCGCTTGCGCGCCTTTTGTCAGGAACAGCTGGACGACTATAAACAGCAGCGCGATTTTCCGGCCAAAGCGGGGACCAGTGCATTATCTCCGTATCTGGCGATCGGCGCGTTGTCACCACGGCAGTGTATTGCGCGCGTTTATGCTGAAACTGAGATGGGCGTTTTGTCGGAAGGTGCCCAAACCTGGCTGAGTGAACTCATCTGGCGTGAGTTCTATCAACACTTGTTGGTGTTTGAACCAAAGCTGTCAAAGAGCAAAGACTTCCTTGAGTGGGGAGCGCGGCTTGAATGGTGGCAGGATGAGGCTAAATTCTCACGCTGGTGCGAAGGTAAAACCGGTTATCCGATTGTTGATGCAGCGATGCGCCAACTCAATCAAACAGGGTGGATGCATAACCGCCTGCGCATGATCGTGGCGAGTTTTCTCACTAAAGATCTGCATATCGATTGGCGCTGGGGTGAACGTTACTTTATGCAGCAACTGGTTGATGGCGACTATGCTGCCAACAATGGTGGCTGGCAGTGGTGTGCATCAACCGGTTGTGACGGTCAGCCTTATTTTCGTATTTTCAACCCGATTACTCAGGGCGAGAAATTCGATCCAAGCGGCAGCTTCATTCGTCAGTGGGTTCCGGAATTAGCCAATGTGCCTGAAGCGCACATTCATGCTCCGTGGAAATGGTCCGGTGTTAACTCTCTGTTATATCCGCAGCCGATAGTTGATCACAAAGCTGAAAGAGAAGTAACCTTACGCTTGTATAAAGAAGCGAAGGATAATGTAGAGCATGTTGCGTAA
- a CDS encoding YbgA family protein, with amino-acid sequence MESTAIRVGVSACIVGEKVRFDAGHKRSQFVTEELAPYFEFVSVCPEVEMGLPVPRPTIRLVSNEERIALVETKDASRDHTDTLLAFSEAKVAQLQQFNLRGYIVCAKSPTCGMEKVKVYKEHGAEKEGVGLYTQKLRTAMPWLPVEEDGRLHDPVLRENFITRVFCLDDFYRTLGDEPTARKVVEFHTRYKLSLMAHHPLSYQSLGRLVANVSRYSVEEFITEYRLGLMQALTYRASRRNHTNVLMHLQGYFKRSLSREQKSELAQLIHDYRRGTLPLLAPLTLIKHYLSMYPDAYLSKQRYLDPHPQELKLRYGL; translated from the coding sequence ATGGAATCAACAGCTATTCGTGTCGGAGTCAGCGCTTGTATTGTCGGTGAGAAAGTTCGCTTTGATGCCGGGCACAAACGGAGTCAGTTTGTGACAGAGGAGCTGGCACCGTACTTTGAGTTTGTCTCTGTGTGTCCGGAAGTGGAGATGGGGCTACCAGTGCCTCGTCCGACGATTCGCCTTGTTTCGAATGAAGAGCGCATTGCATTGGTGGAAACCAAAGACGCAAGCCGCGATCACACTGATACGCTGCTGGCGTTTTCCGAGGCAAAAGTCGCGCAGCTACAGCAGTTCAACCTGCGCGGCTATATCGTTTGCGCCAAGTCACCGACATGCGGAATGGAAAAAGTCAAAGTGTACAAAGAGCATGGCGCGGAAAAAGAGGGAGTCGGCTTATACACCCAAAAACTGCGCACGGCGATGCCTTGGTTACCCGTTGAAGAAGATGGGCGCTTGCATGATCCTGTGCTGCGCGAAAATTTCATTACTCGTGTGTTCTGTCTCGACGACTTCTACCGTACGCTGGGCGATGAACCGACGGCGCGCAAAGTGGTGGAGTTTCATACCCGTTACAAATTATCCTTGATGGCGCATCATCCGCTTTCTTATCAATCGCTCGGGCGTTTAGTCGCCAATGTCAGTCGCTACTCTGTGGAAGAGTTCATTACCGAGTATCGCTTGGGGCTGATGCAGGCGCTGACTTATCGCGCCAGCCGCAGAAATCACACCAATGTGCTGATGCATCTGCAAGGTTATTTCAAGCGTTCACTGAGCCGGGAACAAAAATCCGAACTGGCACAACTGATTCACGATTACCGACGTGGTACCTTGCCACTGCTGGCGCCGCTGACCTTAATCAAACACTATTTATCCATGTATCCCGATGCGTATCTGAGTAAGCAGCGCTATCTGGATCCTCATCCTCAGGAGTTGAAATTACGTTATGGCTTGTGA
- a CDS encoding endonuclease/exonuclease/phosphatase family protein — MQVRFATANLLNYLAPPNAFYEFNNIYEATQWQQKQRWLNHKLIELNADVIGFQEIFSADALREQMHDLGYPYFEVIDTPQVSDDYIYSSPVVGIASRYPLSDVVAVDAQQPDFHFHRKPLRATVHHPALGHIDVYVVHFKSQRPMLNEPQSDDLMNAWQQELYGRWQSTMQRGQEAHLLHKAIVQRKQQSRHPVVLMGDFNQVLSSIEFSALRSTHRFRQPDSFAPLMPYHLFDSWELFSHTRDELRKPTHYTGASGQVLDYILLSSDFSREADYPVALVCDFHVEDQHLINPHFETDRYASDHALVAITLQCAKSSGI; from the coding sequence ATGCAGGTTCGTTTTGCCACCGCCAACTTATTGAACTATCTCGCTCCGCCTAATGCCTTCTATGAGTTCAACAACATCTATGAGGCTACACAGTGGCAGCAAAAACAGCGTTGGCTGAATCATAAACTGATTGAGCTGAATGCTGATGTGATTGGTTTCCAGGAGATTTTCAGTGCCGACGCCTTGCGTGAGCAGATGCATGATCTGGGCTATCCATACTTCGAAGTCATTGACACGCCGCAGGTTAGCGATGACTACATTTACTCGTCTCCGGTTGTTGGCATTGCCTCACGTTATCCACTCAGCGACGTTGTCGCGGTGGACGCCCAACAGCCGGACTTTCACTTTCACCGCAAACCGCTTCGCGCAACGGTGCATCATCCGGCTCTGGGTCATATCGATGTGTATGTGGTGCATTTCAAATCTCAGCGCCCGATGCTCAATGAGCCGCAAAGTGACGACTTGATGAATGCCTGGCAGCAAGAATTGTACGGCCGTTGGCAGTCGACAATGCAGCGCGGACAAGAAGCACACCTACTGCACAAAGCGATCGTACAGCGTAAGCAACAAAGCCGTCATCCGGTGGTGTTGATGGGGGATTTCAATCAGGTACTGAGCAGCATTGAATTTTCCGCTTTGCGTTCCACCCATCGTTTCCGCCAGCCAGATAGCTTCGCACCGCTTATGCCGTATCATCTTTTTGACAGCTGGGAACTGTTTAGCCACACGCGTGACGAGCTACGTAAACCGACCCATTACACTGGCGCTTCCGGCCAGGTACTCGACTACATTTTGCTGTCGAGCGATTTCAGCCGTGAAGCCGATTATCCGGTCGCTTTAGTGTGTGACTTTCACGTGGAAGATCAGCATCTGATCAATCCGCACTTTGAGACCGATCGGTATGCCAGCGATCACGCACTGGTCGCCATCACCTTGCAGTGCGCCAAATCATCCGGCATTTGA
- a CDS encoding HlyD family secretion protein: MDLLLILTYTAICIAIFKIFKIPLNKWTVPTAVLGGVVLIGTLILLMNYNHPFTSIGGQVYNTTPIVSSVRGKVIEVDVEPNTPLHKGDILFKLDPVPFEAAVVQKQAALAEAEQDVLRLESAYKQATASTVKAEAERDKAKREAARYEKGYKRGAFTAQQVDTTRQAYKSAQAALEVAQALENEAKLAFESQIDGENTTVARIRAELTQAQFNLDETVVRAPTDGYVTQLALRPGMMAVPLPLAPVMTFVHTEEKYYVGAFRQNSLQRLHPGFEAEFLFRALPGRVFKGEVVEVIPAIAEGQIQARGSLLGTQALNTQGRVLVKLRITDDMSEFNLPLGTNAEVAVYSDTFEHVSIMRKVLIRMKSWQNYLYLDH; this comes from the coding sequence ATGGATTTACTACTCATTCTGACCTACACCGCTATCTGTATCGCGATTTTCAAAATCTTCAAAATTCCGCTCAACAAATGGACGGTGCCGACCGCGGTGCTGGGCGGCGTGGTGCTGATCGGTACGCTGATCCTATTGATGAACTACAACCATCCGTTTACCTCGATTGGTGGTCAGGTGTACAACACCACACCTATCGTTTCGAGCGTGCGTGGTAAAGTTATCGAAGTCGATGTCGAACCGAACACACCGCTGCATAAAGGCGATATTCTGTTCAAACTTGACCCTGTACCGTTTGAAGCCGCAGTCGTTCAGAAGCAAGCGGCGCTGGCGGAAGCGGAGCAAGATGTGCTGAGACTGGAGTCTGCATACAAGCAAGCGACGGCATCGACAGTAAAAGCCGAAGCTGAACGCGATAAAGCCAAACGCGAAGCCGCTCGTTACGAGAAAGGCTACAAGCGCGGCGCATTTACCGCGCAACAGGTCGATACCACGCGTCAGGCTTACAAATCCGCTCAGGCTGCACTGGAAGTCGCTCAGGCTTTGGAAAATGAAGCGAAACTGGCATTTGAATCTCAGATCGACGGTGAGAACACCACGGTTGCACGTATCCGTGCAGAATTGACACAAGCTCAGTTTAATCTCGATGAGACCGTCGTTCGCGCGCCGACCGATGGCTACGTCACCCAACTGGCCCTGCGCCCGGGTATGATGGCGGTTCCGCTGCCTCTGGCTCCGGTGATGACCTTTGTGCATACCGAAGAGAAGTACTACGTAGGTGCATTCCGCCAGAACTCTCTGCAACGCCTGCATCCGGGTTTTGAAGCAGAATTCCTGTTCCGCGCACTGCCTGGCAGAGTGTTTAAAGGTGAAGTGGTTGAAGTCATTCCTGCGATTGCAGAAGGCCAGATTCAGGCACGAGGTTCACTGCTTGGTACTCAGGCGCTGAATACTCAGGGCCGCGTGTTGGTGAAACTGCGCATCACTGATGACATGAGTGAGTTCAACCTGCCACTGGGTACTAATGCCGAAGTGGCGGTATACTCCGATACCTTTGAGCATGTATCCATCATGCGTAAAGTTTTGATTCGTATGAAGAGCTGGCAAAACTACCTCTATCTGGATCATTAA
- a CDS encoding GGDEF domain-containing protein gives MEVLLNKIQDAGLDATAVSGDEAINFWNHVRQHIATTPEEKALSLTFSAEYHAEMNRLQESIDELSAALKLLSGSQHIELILSLKNSLSDRLVEHGDYNAALNEYVSASNLAVEHGFIDDYVLAILGMGNLCDAYGDRNRALRYYQKIDSIDHAISSRSLRLRYKLYMLACYLHLRRFTAANDLIKECEELSILVSDKTLSGQILLYQAKLYREQGKLAQAISTLSNVQYTLGNVHSTWLSNMIRIEKVYCLVEMEKPHFSTFLLESTEKRLPNLVAPILEKRLYEAFSHVCERQGLYQKALTYEKKGFQIESDLMKHIPIGELGATQLRRLSRFELQLKLILSELENRELKETTENQKNTVAQLQQDVFTDPMTRLHNRRWLEVKLKDLLLNEASFAFLVVDIDHFKSINDELSHLVGDKAIVNVSNEIANYFDFQGTSCIRFGGEEFLVILENATLEEATKHAEAFRERIYQFNWPEILGERGLTVSIGITLHRDGENTQRTFYRADKALYRAKANGRNQVCTE, from the coding sequence ATGGAAGTCCTACTCAATAAGATTCAAGATGCCGGGCTGGATGCGACTGCTGTCTCGGGGGATGAGGCGATCAATTTCTGGAATCATGTGCGCCAGCATATTGCGACCACGCCGGAAGAAAAGGCGCTCAGCCTGACGTTCAGCGCGGAATACCACGCCGAAATGAATCGCCTTCAAGAAAGTATCGACGAGCTCAGTGCGGCACTGAAGTTGTTGTCAGGTAGTCAGCATATTGAGCTTATCCTATCGCTGAAAAACAGTTTAAGTGATCGTCTGGTCGAGCACGGCGATTACAACGCCGCTCTCAACGAATATGTTTCTGCCTCCAATCTCGCGGTAGAACATGGTTTCATTGATGACTATGTACTGGCGATTTTAGGTATGGGCAACCTGTGTGATGCCTATGGCGACCGTAACCGAGCGCTACGCTACTACCAAAAAATCGACAGCATCGACCACGCTATTTCCAGCCGCTCGCTACGTCTGCGCTACAAACTCTATATGTTGGCGTGCTACCTGCACTTGCGCCGTTTTACGGCCGCCAACGATCTGATCAAGGAGTGTGAAGAGCTGAGTATTCTGGTCAGCGACAAAACGCTGAGCGGTCAAATTCTGCTTTATCAGGCAAAACTCTATCGTGAGCAAGGCAAGTTGGCGCAGGCCATCTCGACGCTGAGTAATGTGCAGTACACCCTGGGCAATGTGCATTCGACCTGGTTGTCGAATATGATCCGGATTGAAAAAGTATATTGCCTTGTAGAGATGGAAAAGCCTCATTTCTCCACTTTCCTTCTGGAGTCAACAGAGAAGCGTCTGCCCAACTTGGTTGCGCCGATTCTGGAAAAGCGCCTGTATGAAGCGTTCAGTCATGTATGCGAGCGTCAGGGCTTGTATCAAAAAGCGCTGACCTACGAGAAAAAGGGCTTTCAAATCGAATCCGATTTGATGAAACACATTCCGATTGGAGAGCTGGGCGCCACTCAGTTGCGTCGTCTGTCGCGCTTTGAATTACAGTTAAAACTGATCCTCTCAGAGCTGGAAAACCGCGAACTCAAAGAGACCACGGAAAATCAGAAAAACACCGTAGCACAGCTGCAACAGGACGTATTTACCGACCCGATGACCCGGCTGCACAACCGACGCTGGCTGGAAGTTAAACTCAAAGACCTGCTGCTTAACGAAGCTTCATTTGCATTTCTGGTTGTCGATATTGACCATTTTAAATCCATCAACGATGAGCTGAGCCATTTGGTGGGAGACAAAGCCATCGTCAATGTCTCGAATGAAATCGCGAACTACTTCGATTTCCAAGGCACCTCTTGCATCCGCTTTGGTGGCGAAGAGTTTCTGGTCATTCTGGAAAACGCAACACTGGAAGAAGCCACTAAACATGCGGAAGCGTTTCGCGAGCGCATCTACCAGTTTAACTGGCCGGAGATTCTCGGCGAACGCGGCCTGACCGTCAGTATCGGCATTACTTTGCATCGTGACGGTGAGAATACGCAACGCACGTTTTACCGCGCAGACAAAGCACTTTACCGGGCCAAAGCAAATGGCCGGAACCAAGTCTGCACAGAATAG
- a CDS encoding MerR family transcriptional regulator gives MACEEKLYAIREVSEITGVKPVTLRAWQRRYNLVQPQRTAKGHRLYTDHDIQTIRQIQSWLLKGVSIGKVSQLLQGNAAEVGTEPELHAELEECEALLSALAQLNRGKAENVIGTVMKEYPLDIVERQFVLPVIDALEKVKGPLRSLQKGLLNGIMLSKLSTILESENKAAHKGKCLAVSFDPSGSLLAWLWAVTWAEQGYNVTLLDGVDDMTGLAEHESLAAYNAVALFSHRGLAENQWQAKQRLAVQFGDQLFLSDVLQTLAND, from the coding sequence ATGGCTTGTGAAGAGAAGTTGTATGCCATTCGCGAAGTGTCAGAAATCACCGGAGTGAAGCCGGTTACACTGCGCGCCTGGCAGCGACGTTACAACTTGGTTCAGCCGCAGCGCACGGCCAAAGGGCATCGCCTTTATACCGACCACGACATTCAGACCATTCGCCAGATCCAAAGCTGGCTGCTTAAAGGGGTGTCGATTGGTAAAGTGAGCCAACTGCTGCAAGGCAATGCGGCTGAGGTGGGCACCGAACCTGAACTGCACGCTGAGTTGGAAGAGTGCGAAGCACTACTCAGTGCGCTGGCACAACTCAATCGCGGCAAAGCCGAGAATGTAATTGGCACGGTGATGAAAGAGTACCCGCTCGACATCGTTGAACGTCAGTTTGTGCTGCCAGTGATTGATGCCTTGGAGAAAGTGAAAGGGCCGCTACGTTCGCTACAGAAAGGACTGCTCAACGGCATCATGCTGAGCAAACTCTCGACCATTCTTGAATCGGAAAATAAAGCGGCCCACAAGGGCAAATGCCTGGCTGTGAGTTTTGATCCATCTGGCAGCCTGCTGGCCTGGCTGTGGGCTGTCACGTGGGCTGAGCAGGGCTATAACGTTACATTGTTAGACGGCGTCGATGACATGACGGGGCTGGCTGAACATGAATCATTGGCAGCCTACAACGCTGTGGCGCTGTTCTCACATCGCGGCTTAGCGGAAAACCAATGGCAGGCCAAGCAACGTTTGGCAGTGCAGTTTGGAGACCAGCTATTTTTGTCCGATGTACTGCAAACGCTGGCCAACGATTAG
- a CDS encoding L,D-transpeptidase family protein, with protein MLRKLLVIGALAASFASNVWAATYDFPMEGSSMVGNTQYHVIEKGETLSDIAKRYDVGFLALMAANKGVDPFLPQEGFVLTIPSQIILPKVPYEGIVVNLAELRLYYFEPQIHKVHIFPVGIGRIGRDTPEMETIISQKRPSPTWTPPQSIRKEYLAKGIELPAVVPAGPDNPLGEYALRLGYGNGEYLIHGTNKDFGIGMRVSSGCIRMDPKDIEWLFQQVQRGEKVRIIDEPVKVALEPDRSVFVEAHEPLTRSDGSKKDLALPIELSWWMQEFNKSDAKARAVILAQNGVPVEVVSPDFSATETD; from the coding sequence ATGTTGCGTAAGTTATTGGTGATTGGGGCCCTTGCCGCCAGTTTTGCCTCCAATGTGTGGGCAGCCACTTATGACTTCCCGATGGAAGGCAGCAGCATGGTCGGCAATACGCAGTATCATGTGATTGAGAAAGGCGAAACGCTGTCCGACATTGCCAAACGTTACGATGTCGGCTTTCTGGCGTTGATGGCTGCCAATAAAGGCGTCGACCCGTTTTTACCTCAGGAAGGGTTTGTGCTGACGATCCCGTCACAAATCATCCTGCCGAAAGTGCCGTATGAAGGCATCGTCGTCAATCTGGCTGAGCTGCGGTTGTACTACTTTGAACCACAAATCCATAAAGTGCATATTTTCCCGGTTGGGATTGGCCGTATTGGTCGTGACACGCCGGAGATGGAAACCATCATCAGCCAGAAACGGCCAAGCCCGACTTGGACGCCACCGCAATCGATTCGCAAAGAGTATCTCGCCAAAGGTATCGAACTGCCGGCTGTAGTGCCTGCGGGGCCGGATAACCCATTGGGTGAATACGCGTTGCGTTTGGGGTATGGCAATGGGGAATACCTGATTCACGGAACCAACAAAGATTTCGGTATCGGGATGCGGGTCAGCTCCGGCTGTATTCGTATGGATCCGAAAGACATTGAATGGCTGTTCCAACAGGTACAGCGCGGCGAAAAAGTGCGTATCATTGATGAACCGGTTAAAGTGGCGCTGGAGCCGGATCGCAGCGTATTTGTCGAAGCGCATGAGCCTCTGACCCGCAGCGATGGCAGTAAAAAAGATCTCGCGCTGCCGATTGAACTGAGCTGGTGGATGCAGGAGTTTAATAAATCGGATGCCAAAGCCCGAGCGGTGATTCTGGCCCAGAATGGGGTGCCCGTTGAAGTGGTCAGTCCGGATTTCTCGGCCACAGAAACCGACTGA
- a CDS encoding DUF3302 domain-containing protein: MFLDYFALGVLIFVALVIFYGIIVIHDIPYEISKERNHPHQDAIHVAGWVSLFTLHVLWPFLWIWATLWRPDRGWGFAKLQEEQHDIHHRVDELIDEIAALKAEVAALKQPKTSAQPSEKNEEHN; the protein is encoded by the coding sequence ATGTTTTTAGATTATTTTGCCCTCGGGGTATTAATCTTCGTTGCCTTGGTTATTTTTTACGGCATTATCGTCATCCACGACATCCCTTATGAAATATCCAAAGAGCGTAACCATCCGCATCAGGATGCGATTCACGTTGCGGGCTGGGTCAGCCTTTTCACGCTTCATGTCCTGTGGCCATTTCTCTGGATTTGGGCAACGCTGTGGCGCCCGGATCGCGGCTGGGGTTTTGCCAAACTACAAGAAGAACAACACGATATTCATCACCGCGTCGATGAACTGATCGACGAAATCGCGGCACTCAAGGCCGAAGTAGCGGCTCTCAAACAGCCTAAAACCAGCGCGCAACCGTCGGAAAAGAATGAGGAGCACAACTAA
- the deoD gene encoding purine-nucleoside phosphorylase — MATPHINAQPGDFADTVLMPGDPLRAKFIAETYLEDVKQVCDVRNMFGYTGTYKGKKVSVMGHGMGIPSCSIYVHELIAEYGVKNIIRIGSCGAVRDDVKLMDVVIGMGASTDSKVNRIRFSGHDFAAIADYDLLETAVNQARAHNVPVKVGNVFSADLFYTPEPEIFEKMKNLGILGVDMEAAGIYGVAADLGARALTILTVSDHILRGEKLSSEDRQKSFHDMMQVALETAINI, encoded by the coding sequence ATGGCAACCCCACACATTAACGCACAACCTGGTGATTTCGCTGATACTGTGCTGATGCCAGGTGACCCGCTACGCGCTAAATTCATTGCTGAAACTTACCTGGAAGACGTAAAGCAGGTATGTGACGTTCGCAATATGTTTGGTTACACAGGCACATACAAAGGCAAAAAAGTGTCTGTGATGGGCCACGGTATGGGTATCCCATCTTGCAGCATCTACGTACACGAGCTGATTGCAGAATACGGCGTGAAAAACATCATCCGTATCGGTAGCTGTGGCGCTGTACGTGACGACGTTAAACTGATGGACGTTGTGATCGGCATGGGTGCTTCGACCGATTCCAAAGTAAACCGTATCCGTTTCAGCGGCCACGATTTCGCAGCGATTGCCGACTATGACCTGCTGGAAACCGCCGTTAACCAAGCTCGCGCGCACAACGTACCCGTAAAAGTGGGCAACGTGTTCTCCGCTGATCTGTTCTACACTCCAGAACCTGAAATCTTCGAAAAAATGAAGAATCTGGGCATCCTGGGTGTGGATATGGAAGCCGCTGGCATCTACGGTGTTGCCGCAGATCTTGGTGCACGTGCACTGACCATTCTGACGGTTTCTGACCACATTCTGCGTGGCGAGAAACTTAGTTCAGAAGATCGTCAAAAATCATTCCACGATATGATGCAAGTGGCGCTGGAAACCGCCATCAATATCTAA
- a CDS encoding MFS transporter: MEAKTWRTPQNFLLIISIIVPIAFSSWMALLNNFVIEKANFNGADIGLLQSVREIPGFLSFTAVFVLLFIREQRFLVLSLGMLTIGTAITGLFPTLTGLLLTTLLMSTGFHYFETLKQSLSLQWLKKDEAPEMLGKLISVGALASLLTYGALWVMLEQLQLSFKWVYGITGGVAFALVVVIAFAFPEFKSETPQNKKLVLRKRYWLYYALTFMSGARRQIFTVFAGFLMVEKFGYTAADITLLFLINYVFNFLFAKRIGRFIGVVGERKALLFEYTGLILVFVGYGLVTDAHWAAGLYVVDHLFFALALAVKTYFQKIADPADMASTAGVAFTINHIAAVVIPVSFGLLWLVSPAAVFFIGAGMAGVSFVLSLNIPRQPEEGNEVRVLRWS; encoded by the coding sequence ATGGAAGCGAAGACTTGGCGTACGCCACAAAACTTTCTGCTGATCATATCCATTATTGTGCCCATTGCGTTTTCCAGCTGGATGGCACTGCTCAACAATTTCGTGATCGAGAAAGCCAACTTTAACGGTGCCGATATCGGCCTGCTGCAAAGCGTGCGGGAGATCCCCGGCTTTTTGTCTTTTACGGCGGTGTTTGTGCTGCTGTTCATTCGTGAGCAACGTTTTTTGGTCTTGTCGCTGGGAATGCTGACAATTGGTACGGCGATTACTGGCCTGTTCCCGACACTGACCGGATTGTTGCTGACGACATTGTTGATGTCGACCGGCTTTCACTATTTCGAGACGCTGAAGCAGTCGCTGTCGCTGCAGTGGTTGAAGAAAGATGAAGCGCCGGAGATGCTCGGCAAGCTGATTTCAGTCGGTGCATTGGCGTCGCTGCTGACCTACGGCGCACTGTGGGTGATGTTGGAACAACTGCAACTGAGTTTTAAATGGGTGTATGGCATTACTGGTGGTGTGGCGTTTGCGCTGGTGGTCGTGATTGCTTTTGCGTTTCCGGAGTTTAAATCGGAAACCCCGCAAAATAAAAAGTTGGTGCTGCGCAAGCGATACTGGCTCTATTACGCGCTGACTTTCATGAGCGGCGCGCGCCGTCAGATTTTTACCGTGTTCGCGGGCTTTTTGATGGTGGAAAAATTTGGCTATACGGCTGCTGATATCACGTTGTTATTCCTGATCAACTACGTATTCAACTTCCTGTTTGCCAAACGTATCGGTCGTTTTATCGGTGTGGTAGGGGAGCGTAAAGCGCTGTTGTTTGAGTACACGGGACTGATTCTGGTGTTCGTCGGATATGGTCTGGTTACCGATGCGCACTGGGCCGCAGGGTTGTATGTGGTTGATCATCTGTTTTTTGCGCTGGCGTTGGCTGTGAAAACCTATTTTCAGAAGATCGCCGATCCGGCTGACATGGCATCTACCGCCGGTGTGGCTTTTACCATCAACCACATTGCCGCCGTCGTGATTCCGGTCAGCTTTGGGTTGTTGTGGCTGGTATCGCCGGCAGCGGTATTCTTTATTGGCGCCGGCATGGCGGGTGTTTCTTTTGTGCTATCGCTGAACATTCCGCGTCAGCCGGAAGAGGGTAACGAAGTGCGTGTGCTGCGCTGGAGCTAA
- a CDS encoding GNAT family N-acetyltransferase, whose protein sequence is MEIHIRPTEVSDARALCDIYSQPKAQRETLQLPHPSVAMWQKRLETIPAGVFSFVAEVDGRVVGNIGMQVSQRERTAHCASFGIGVHDEFHGHGIGSQLIETVLNLADNWLNIKRIQIEVNSDNAAAIACYKKFGFEIEGEAKCSVFREGEFISTYYMARIKA, encoded by the coding sequence ATGGAAATTCATATTCGGCCAACAGAAGTCAGTGATGCACGCGCACTATGCGATATTTATTCTCAACCGAAAGCACAGCGAGAAACGCTGCAATTACCCCATCCATCAGTAGCCATGTGGCAGAAACGACTGGAAACCATCCCCGCTGGCGTATTCAGTTTTGTGGCTGAGGTGGATGGCCGCGTCGTGGGTAATATCGGTATGCAGGTTTCGCAACGTGAACGCACCGCCCACTGCGCCAGTTTTGGTATTGGCGTGCATGACGAATTTCACGGTCACGGCATTGGCAGTCAACTGATTGAAACCGTACTCAATCTGGCCGACAACTGGCTTAACATCAAACGCATTCAAATCGAAGTGAACAGTGATAACGCAGCGGCTATCGCATGTTATAAGAAGTTCGGATTTGAAATTGAAGGCGAAGCAAAATGCTCGGTATTTCGTGAAGGCGAGTTTATCAGCACCTATTACATGGCACGCATCAAAGCCTGA